The following proteins are co-located in the Mus pahari chromosome 14, PAHARI_EIJ_v1.1, whole genome shotgun sequence genome:
- the LOC110331752 gene encoding keratin-associated protein 2-1 yields MTGSCCGSFSSQSCGGGCCQPCCCRDPCCCRPVSCQTTVCRPVTCVPHCTRPICEPCRRPICCDPCSLQQGCCRPITCCPTSCTAVVCRPCCWASTCCQPISVQAPCCRPPCCQPAPCRTTCRTSPCNTCC; encoded by the coding sequence ATGACAGGCTCCTGCTGTGGATCCTTCTCCTCCCAGAGCTGTGGAGGAGGCTGTTGCCAGCCCTGCTGCTGCAGGGACCCCTGCTGCTGTCGCCCAGTGTCCTGCCAGACCACAGTGTGTCGCCCTGTGACCTGTGTGCCCCACTGCACCAGGCCCATCTGTGAGCCCTGCCGCCGCCCCATCTGCTGTGACCCCTGCAGCCTGCAGCAGGGCTGCTGTCGCCCCATCACCTGCTGCCCCACCTCTTGCACAGCTGTGGTCTGCAGGCCCTGCTGCTGGGCCTCCACCTGCTGCCAGCCCATCTCAGTGCAGGCTCCCTGCTGCAGGCCCCCCTGCTGCCAGCCTGCTCCCTGCCGCACCACCTGCAGGACCTCCCCCTGCAACACCTGCTGCTGA